The nucleotide sequence TAGTTGTCTTACCACATCCACTTGGTCCTAAAAGACAGATGAATTCACCAGGTTTTATATCTAAATTAAGATTTGTAACAGCTGCTACTCTTCTATTATCCTCTGTTAAAAATATTTTATTTATATTTTCAAATTTAACTCCTTTTGCTCCCATAATCTTCTCCTTTATTCTGAAATACTGTCAATTCCCATTCTTTTTAAAAGTGATGTCATTACTCCTATTACTAAGAACACAATCACAATAAGGATGGTACAATAAGCTGATGCAACACCAATTTTACCAACATCAATTTGGTTCATAATAGCCACAGTTAGAAGATTATATTTTGCAGATACTAAAAATATAATTGTGCTGACAAGAGTCATACTTCTAACAAAAGCATAAACTAAACCACTAAAGAATGCTGGTTTGATCATAGGGAGTGTTACAGATGTAAATACTTTTCTACTATTAGCTCCCAAAACTGTAGCAGCTTCTTCTATAGATGGGTCTATCTGTTGTAATGCAGAAATTCCAGAACGTATTCCTATTGGCATATTTCTCATAATAAAAGCTATAATAAGAATTGTTGCAGTACCTGTCAGAACAAGAGGTTTAGTATTATAAGTAATTATATAACCAAGTCCGACAATAGTTCCTGGAATAGCGATAGCCATCATTGTTGTAAATTCAATAAATGCTTTTCCAAGGAATTTTTTTCTGACAATTAGAAAAGCTATGATCATTGCTAAAACACCAGTTATAGGTGTAGATATAATAGATAACATAGTTGTGTCAAAGATTGGCTTCATTCCTAAAGCTAAGACGTATTTATAATGTTCCAATGAAAAATTATATTTAACTCCCCATAGTTTAACTAGAGAACCTATAGGAATCATGATATACATCATCAAAACAAATAAAGTTAATAATGTCATAATCACTGTTATAGGAATAGCAATTCCATGCTCACTAATTTTCTCTCTTCCTCTTGAAACTTTTCCAGTAACAGTTACATAGGATTTTTTACTTATATAGTATTTTTGTGTAATAAATATTGAAACTGACATGAGTACAAGTATAACAGCCAATGCTGTGGCACTTCCCATATCATAATTACCAATACCTTGTAAATATATTTGAACAGCAACTGTAGTAAATTCTCCACCAATAACCATAGGATTACTAAAATCAGCAATAGCTTGAATAAATATTACTAACATTGCATTGGCAATTCCAGGCATCATAAGAGGTAGAGTAATAGTTTTAAAAACATTCCATCTAGAGGCACCAAGATCACGTGAAGCTTCTTCAACAGATGGATCTATCTGTTGTAAAAGTCCAACTAACATAAGATATGCTACTGGGAAAAAAGTTAAAACTTGTACCAATACCAATCCATGAAATCCATATATCTCTGCATTTCTTATGTGAAAAATACTACGTGTTATAAATCCTCTTCTTCCAAATAACATTATAGCAGACAAAGCTATTACAAATGGAGGAGAAACTATAGGTAGTATAGCTATAGAATTAAATAGTTTTTTAAATGGTACCTTTACACATGTCATTCCATAGGCAAAGAAAAATCCAATAGCAGTTGAAATTATTGATGTAACTAAACCTAATTTCAATGTATTTAAGATAATAATAAAGTTCTCTTTCATATTTTTTATATTTTCATAATGGATAAAAGAAAACTTATGGTTGTAGGTAAAACTTTCTTTTAATATATTTATCATTGGAAAGACAATAAATAACATTAAAATTATAAGGACAAATATAATTGTAGAGAAAAGTATAGGGTCATGAAATACATTTTTCATATTTTTAATTTCATTATCCAACTTTAATTTTAAATTTTTCATGTTTTCCACCTTTTTAAGAATTATTTTGTTGGAGCTGTAGTTTTTGTAGCAGTACTGAATTTATCAAGTAACTCTTTTCTATGTTTTCCTGCCCAATCAAAGTTATAGTCAATAAGTTTTGTTCCAGCTATTTCTTTAACATCTGCAGGAGCTTCAGCATTCTTATTAGTTAAGAATTGATAAGAACCAACAGTTTGTCCTAGTTCTTGTGCTTTTTTAGAAAGAGCCCAGTCAACAAATTTCTTTGCTGAATCTTGATCTGGACCATTTTTAAGTATTGCTACTCCACCAATTTCAAAACCTGTTCCCTCTGCAGGAGCTGAAATAATAATATCATCATATCCTTCTTTTCTATATTTTATTGCATCATGAAGGAATGTTACTCCTAAAGCAGTTTCTCCCATTCCAACCATTCTACCAGGAGCAGTTCCTGATTTTGTATACTGTCTGATTTGACCATTTAATTTTTGCATATAATCCATACCGTCTTTTTCTCCCTTAAGTTGGATAACAGTTGCAAGCATAGTATATGCAGTACCAGAAGAACCAGGATGTGCAGTAACAATTTCACCTTTATATTCTGGTTTTAATAAATCAGCCCAAGATTTAGGCATTGGAGCACCGATCTCTTTTAGTAACTCTTTATTTCCAACAAATCCTAAGTATCCTACATATATTCCTGTCCATACTCCATTTGGATCTTTAAATTTATCAGGAATTTCTTTTGCTACTGGAGAGATATAAGGTTGTAGTAATCCTTCTTGATTTGCAGCTACAAAGGCATCAATAGGACCTCCATACCAAACAGATGCAGTCATGTTATCTTTTTCTGCTCTTATTCTTGCAAGAGTTTCTCCACTACTCATTCTTACGAATTCAGTTTTGATACCAGTTTCTTTTTCAAATTCTTTTGTTGCTAGAATAGCATGATCTTCCATTAATCCAGCATAAATAAGAAGATGACCAGTTGGTTTATCTCCATCTGCAAATGCTGCCACTGTAGAAAATAAAAAAGTTGCCATAGCTAAAAATTTTTTCATGTTGTGTTACCTCCTCATAAGATAAGTTACTATAGATTAATACAAAAATTATATCATTACGATTGTCAAAAAACAATACTAAAGTATTAAATTTAAAATAAAAAGTTCTATTTTAAAATAAAAATAAAAAAATACCCCCTTTACTATTTGTCCAGTAAAAGGGATACGCATCATTTTTAGGCTATTGCAACGGCCTCTTTTTTTAGTTATTTTAGATTAAAGTTCACTGTCAGTTGTGTCATTACCTGCATCAGGATCACTATACTTAACCAGATCCAATGTTCCTAAAGTCTTATCTACCATAAGAGCATTAGTTACAGACCCCATTACATTAAGCATAGTTCTTGGCATATCTATAATTGGGTCAATAGCAAGAATCGGGTTGATCATTGGGAAGAAAGGGGCAAGTCCTGTTCCTGTTAGACCAACTGAAGCTGCCATTGTAGCTGTACCTGGAATACCAGCAATACCAACAGATCCAATAGCTACCACTATTACACTCATAATAAATAGAGTAGCATCAATACTGTGTCCACTCATATGAGTAACAAAGGCTATTGTCATCGCTGGGAATATACCTGCACATCCCTGCATTCCAGCTGTAGAACCAAAGCTTCCTACAAAACTTGCAGTTGATTCATTTACACCAAGTTTATTTGTCATTGTAGAGATAGTCACAGGTAGAGTACCTACACTTGATCTTGATGTAAAGGCAAGTATTGCAAGAGATACACATTTTTTAACATATGTAAATGGATTTAGACCAAATAGTGATACAGCAATCATCTGAATTACAAACATGATAGCTACTGATACATAAAGTATAACTATAAATTTGGCAACTTCAGCAATTGCAGACAGTCCTCTTTGAGCAATTGTATTTGCAAGTAGTGGAACTACAGCTACTGGCATCCATTTAATTATACTCATAGCCATTGATACTATTATTTTTTCAGATGCATTTATAATATCAAAAAATGGTTTTATAATATCCATATATTTTTTAGACATTCTCTTTGCAGCAACTCCAATAAGAGCAGCAAATATTACTATTCCAACTACATTTAGATGTACCATTGCATCTACTGGGTTAGCAGGAATAAGAGCTTTTAAAGTCTCAACTATATTTTTTACCTCTCTTATCTTGTGAGTTCCCTCAGTTATTGCAGCACCAGCTCCACCTATATTGAAGATAATAGACATAGTAAGCCCAAGAGCAGCAGCTATAGCTACCATTGTAAGAGATATTACAAGAGTTCTTTTTACAAGAGAACCAAGTTTTGCCTCTTCATTCATGTTGATAATAACATGGATTATAGATACCATAACAAGTGGAATTACAAGCATTCTTACAAAAGATATAAATCCTCCACCTAAAAGGCTATACCATAGAGTTGTCTCTCTTACAAATGTAATATCCATAGGATTATCTGGAAAACCTGCTACAAATTGGATAACAAGTCCAAGTATAAGACCAAGTCCTGTTCCAGTCATAACCTTTTTAGAAAATTTAAATTTTTCTTTAGGTAGTTTCTGGATAAATATTACAAGTCCTACTAATACGGCCAAAAATATGATAGTTT is from Fusobacterium sp. DD2 and encodes:
- a CDS encoding cation:dicarboxylase symporter family transporter — encoded protein: MNNVFFREFLMISDIKTIIFLAVLVGLVIFIQKLPKEKFKFSKKVMTGTGLGLILGLVIQFVAGFPDNPMDITFVRETTLWYSLLGGGFISFVRMLVIPLVMVSIIHVIINMNEEAKLGSLVKRTLVISLTMVAIAAALGLTMSIIFNIGGAGAAITEGTHKIREVKNIVETLKALIPANPVDAMVHLNVVGIVIFAALIGVAAKRMSKKYMDIIKPFFDIINASEKIIVSMAMSIIKWMPVAVVPLLANTIAQRGLSAIAEVAKFIVILYVSVAIMFVIQMIAVSLFGLNPFTYVKKCVSLAILAFTSRSSVGTLPVTISTMTNKLGVNESTASFVGSFGSTAGMQGCAGIFPAMTIAFVTHMSGHSIDATLFIMSVIVVAIGSVGIAGIPGTATMAASVGLTGTGLAPFFPMINPILAIDPIIDMPRTMLNVMGSVTNALMVDKTLGTLDLVKYSDPDAGNDTTDSEL
- a CDS encoding ABC transporter substrate-binding protein; its protein translation is MKKFLAMATFLFSTVAAFADGDKPTGHLLIYAGLMEDHAILATKEFEKETGIKTEFVRMSSGETLARIRAEKDNMTASVWYGGPIDAFVAANQEGLLQPYISPVAKEIPDKFKDPNGVWTGIYVGYLGFVGNKELLKEIGAPMPKSWADLLKPEYKGEIVTAHPGSSGTAYTMLATVIQLKGEKDGMDYMQKLNGQIRQYTKSGTAPGRMVGMGETALGVTFLHDAIKYRKEGYDDIIISAPAEGTGFEIGGVAILKNGPDQDSAKKFVDWALSKKAQELGQTVGSYQFLTNKNAEAPADVKEIAGTKLIDYNFDWAGKHRKELLDKFSTATKTTAPTK
- a CDS encoding iron ABC transporter permease is translated as MKNLKLKLDNEIKNMKNVFHDPILFSTIIFVLIILMLFIVFPMINILKESFTYNHKFSFIHYENIKNMKENFIIILNTLKLGLVTSIISTAIGFFFAYGMTCVKVPFKKLFNSIAILPIVSPPFVIALSAIMLFGRRGFITRSIFHIRNAEIYGFHGLVLVQVLTFFPVAYLMLVGLLQQIDPSVEEASRDLGASRWNVFKTITLPLMMPGIANAMLVIFIQAIADFSNPMVIGGEFTTVAVQIYLQGIGNYDMGSATALAVILVLMSVSIFITQKYYISKKSYVTVTGKVSRGREKISEHGIAIPITVIMTLLTLFVLMMYIMIPIGSLVKLWGVKYNFSLEHYKYVLALGMKPIFDTTMLSIISTPITGVLAMIIAFLIVRKKFLGKAFIEFTTMMAIAIPGTIVGLGYIITYNTKPLVLTGTATILIIAFIMRNMPIGIRSGISALQQIDPSIEEAATVLGANSRKVFTSVTLPMIKPAFFSGLVYAFVRSMTLVSTIIFLVSAKYNLLTVAIMNQIDVGKIGVASAYCTILIVIVFLVIGVMTSLLKRMGIDSISE